The genomic stretch TGGCGGCGATGAGCTTCGCGTGGCCCTGGCAGTACAGCTTCCCGCCGTTCTTCACGTGAGCgcgggctggggccggggctggggccggggccggggcagtggggctggggtggggcggggggactgggaggtgcgggacctggggggggggcgggcctAGCCGCGGCTGGCGTTAGGCCGGGCCGGCAGCGCCGGGTGCCCCCGCGGAGCCGCCCGGTCCCGGCCTCGGCCCGGCCGCTGAGCGGAGCCCCGCAGGCTGCAGCCCAACGGGGAGACGCGGCAGAAGCAGCTCTCGGCCTGGTGCGCGCTGGCGCTCGCCTACAGCCAGCGGCACCGGCTGCCCGCCATGACGGTGCGGGAGGCCCAGGACAGCCCGCTCTTCGCTAACCGCCGCCTGCAGCGTATCCTTTGGGGGCCCGGTGCCCCCCCGTGCCCCCGCctgccgccccctcccctcccctccctgcctcccgcGGTCGGTGAGCGTCTCCTTAACCCCCGCCCAGGGAAGCTCCCGCTGGAGTCCATCCAGGTGGTGCTGGAGGAGCTCCGCAAGAACGGTGGGTGTCATGCGTCCGTCCGTCCCACCTGCGGCCGGTGCCCGACCCGTAGTTAGTGAGGCAGGAAGGGtggcagctgctgggcaggcCCTGTCGTGCTGCCGGGAGCTGGACCCGGGGCTTGCCCAGCTGCCGTGGACCATGGCTCTGCCTGAGCAGGGTCCCGGGACCCTCCCTGCCCACCACGGTCCCCCGGCATCACCCATGCGTGGGAGACGGACCTTGCCTTTCCAGGGTGGATGAAGTTGTGGGAGGAAGATGGGGCTCgaaggagaaattaatttctgtacagGTAGAGATAGGGAGTTGGCGCGAGCAGtcatggggcagggagaggcaggtACCTGAAGCTACCTGTGGGCGTAATGTCCAGCATGTGTTGTGAAATCTGCGGGTTTGATCGTTACTGTAGACTTGTCCTCTGATTAAATACCTTTTCTCTGTTGATTTTAGGGAACCTGGAATGGTTAGAtaagaacaaaaccagttttctgATCATGTGGAGGAGACCAGAAGAATGGGGAAAGCTCATCTATCAGTGGGTGAGAACGTAGAAGCTGTCTCACCCCACAGACCAGGCTTTCTGTGCCCGGGAGGACAGGTGGTATTGGCTGCGATTTGTGAAAAAGACCActgtgatatttttctcttgcttcttcactgcttttgcctttcttcttccatttctctctgTGGCAGAGAAGTGTAGAGATGTTAACAGCTTTTTACTTGCTGTAGGATGCAGTTTGAGCAGTGGATGCAGTCATCTGCTCCCGCTGCAGTTGGCTGTTCTGTAGTGAGGACAGAGCAGCGTTGCCTTCGTTTGGCACAAGTCCTTATTGTGAAACACGTGGGCAGAAAGAGCAGAAGGGCAGGGAAAAGAACTGTGTTAGTTTCCTTAGGTGTCATTTCTTGACTCTCCAGTGCCCCTAGAGCATTTCCAGGGTATTTTTCCTCATCGAGTGCTATCCGCATTCCATTTCATTTGCGCCGAGATGTACGAGAAGATCTTGCCAAGGACGTTAAATCACATGGACAAGATTTGCTATATTGCTTTTATGTTTCCAGGTGTCAAAGAACGGCTTGACTAACTCCGTATTCACGCTGTACGAATTAGCCAGTGGAGATGATACAGAGAATGAAGGTAATGTTGTGTGTAATGTTCTGGCACAGGTTTTCAGAGCACACTTGATTTGAGTGCATAAACAGTTGATTGTCAGATTATAGTTTTGtagattaaatgttttaaaattgcttaTGCAAGTTCACACTGGTCGCCACTGGCAAACGCCACTCTGAAGGCTTTTTTACCGCTTTGCAGGAACATCTCCCTTTGTTAtcactgtttgctttttaaaccttccccccaccccacaagCCTCCATAGTGCCTGGCTCTTTATCTGGCGTGAGGTGcagggtgttttggttttgtgcctagcttctgctctgcctttgAGACTGCTGTGACTCATTCCCTTCTGTCTGTTGACCTTCAGGCTTTGTTCCTGATACAGCAATGTAGTGATGAGTCTGTCAGTGTAGCCGTGACTCTGGATTTGTCGTAGTGTTACGGCGCTGGAGTCTGAAAGGTGCTCTTCAGAGCCCTCTGCTTCGCTGCCAGCAGTCCCTGGACTTTGTAAGCCTGTTTGTTTcctgatgtgattttttttttttttcctgttgatggGGATCTCTGTCCTTCCCTAGAGTTCCATGGCTTAGATGAGACTATGCTGCTCCGTGCCCTGCAAGCCTTGCAACAAGAGCACAAGGCTGAAATTATCACGCTGGATGATGGCCGAGGCGTCAAGTTCTTCTGATAAGAGCCCCCTCCACTCTTCCCTGGCTGCTGAAGCAGTTCTCGCTGTGAAGGTTTGTTCTCCTGGCCTGGTTTCAAGCTGTGACTGCAAGCAGCTGCATACTCGGGATTTCTTGGGGCAAGGAGAATCTGCAAAGCCTTCCAAAGACGTGACTTCTTAGAAGTATTCAGAGATCCTCTGTCTTTTCTCCCTGTTGATTGTGTTTGAGAGGCTAAAGCTGCTCTAGGCAGTTCTGAGAGGGACCACCCAGAAGTTAAATAATGGGACTGCTCCTGTTGCTGATCCCTGTTCCTGTGAAGGCCACGGAGCGGTCTCTTCAGCTGGCTGGTCGAGCTTGGCCTCGAAGGGCAACTCTTTCCCTCCTGCCAACCATATGCTTGGGCTCTGCAGTCCCCGCTGTGTTGCCACGTGGGGTGAAAGCGAGCACAAGGAGCTTGCTGTCGCTGCTGTGTTGTAGAAGACCTCAACGGCAGAATGATATGTGCTTGCTGCAAAGCAGGCTGTGCAGCAGGGTGGGAGTGGATGCCAAGGAACTAATTTGAAGTAATTAAAATGAGATGTATTTATAGAGCAGCCTGGGTGTTTTCGtctatctttatttttccatcagaaacaaaacagagcaacGTACCAGATTCTTGCCCTTCAGCCACGTTTCCTTACTGCACCAGATGAACATAGCAGTGTGCTGTGGGGAGGGTAGGCCTGCCAAgccaccccacccaccccagtgGGAAGCAGGCAGCACAAGTGCTTTTTTCCACATGCCAGAGCTACAGACCATGTGGGCCCTTGCTGCCTGTCTTCAGGGCAacatttactttcattttccacGTGCAGTCCACTGAAAGCTAATGGGTTTGTTGCAGAGGTGGTGGGGTAAGTGCCATGCAACGGTGGCTGGTAGAAGGTATGACTAATTTTTTAGATTCTCAGTGCTGATAACAAAGTACCCAGCTGGTCAGAAAACACGACCCAGGTACAGTCTTTGACCCAGTAAATCCTTAATCGTTGACCAGGGGAAGCTGgacagctgtgctggggaaggatCATGCTCGCCTTTCCCATTCTTTGCCTGAGTTTTCAGTGCTTGTTGCACGCAGAGGTGGGGTGCTGCGCTGGAGCGACCTTTGATCAGACCCAGTGTGGTCGTTCTCGGGATCTGGTGGAGCAGACGGTGCTTGCTTCCTGGCATGCTTTAGCCGTCTGTCCCCAGCCAGTGCTGAACAGCTtgtcctgcctgccctgcccttgGAGGATGACTTGGCActggttcagctgcagtgctgctgacaGCCATTGTCGATAGTAGGTAATTTTCAGTGTAGATGGGATGCTGGAGTCCAGGTTGAGTTTGTGTGGCTGTGAAACTTAAAAATGTACCTTTTGTAGCAGGAGCCTGTTGACCTGAACTCAGTGGGATGTGCTGGCTTGATCTGGGCATGTCACTCTGGAGCTGTGGCTGGAGGCTGGTGCCCAGGGTTCCTCTCTGTGCCGGTGACAGCAGTGCTGTGGAGGGATTCCCATGTGCCAGGACTCCTCTGCTGGAGAATGGCACTTGCAGCACTCCTGCCGAGTCACTGACACGCTGGGCTACTGTAGTCTCCAACACTTTCTGGAGACCATCATCCCTGTGAGCGTTGAGATGACTTACCTGAGCGAATGTGATGGTGCAGCCTGCAGTGAGCATACCTACCCCTGGTTCTACAGCAGTCTGGGGGCAGCCCAGGCTGGCTTCATGTGCCCTACTCTCAGGTGCCTGTTCTGACAGCCTAGGCTCAGTCCTCACCTGAGCCATGAGGTTTGAGGGCAGTGGATGGATGTGGCAGCCCTTGGGGACGGACATGCTGGGGATGCAAAGACCTGGTTTGGTACCACCATGCACTGACTTGCTGGGGAATGTCTGATGGTGGCTGAGCAagcccagctccccacagccgcTGCCAGCCACATTTGCAGAAGCAGAGGCTGTGCTATGCCATGTGCTGGCAGCCCCACAGCGCGTcctggcagaggcagcacaTGTGTCCCCACAACTGTCACAGGCTCTGCTCAAACCAGGGCTCACTGGTTGGATGGGGGTCCTCCCTCTGTGTTTGCAGCCAGGAGAGTCTCTGTGTAGGAATTGTCTGCTACCGGTGTCTGCTCTGGGCTTGTTTTGATGTCCAAGatctgcctcttcctccctcttcatGCCACGCACATTGACTCCTTCCCTCTCTGGTTGCTGCGCCCTCccctcttgctgcttttgtacCCCTGCAGTGAGCCGTGTTTCTATGCTGGCTGTTCTGTGCCTGATGGCATCTGCGTTTGATCCCAAATAATGAGCTTTTAGCAGCTGGGCCCGGGATGTTTGCATTTCTTGCTCTCCATATGTGTGATGCCAACCTCTCAGCATTGTGTTCTGAGGTACATGTGCTGTATGTAACCTGACTGTCCTTGAGTGAGTCTGTGTTCTTAATTAAATTTGCTCCCTTCTAAGGAAATGGCTGATGTGACATTAGATAAGCCTAAAccaccctttttctttccaaggcACTCCTGGCAGCAATTCACTGCTCTTTTTCAGCTTCCTATTTAGTTGCTTACTTagtgagaggaggaggaagagtatGTCCCCCCCTTCAGAATGGATATGGtgtaaaattcctttttctgcacCCTCTCAGCCAGTTATGAAAGGTTGCATCCAGCCGTGCCTGTGTGGTCCTTGTGGGACCGACTCCCTGTGCCGGGCACTACGGCAGCgcggtggcagcagcagctgtctgCCAGCGATTGCCCCAGAGCTGTGGGATGGGTCCTGGGGCTGGAAGACCTGCTGCCGGTGGTGCTGCCACCCTGGAGGGAGCAGATGCTCCCTGGCTGTTCCTTCTGCGTGGGGAATGGTGGCAATTTGTAGCTCTTGGTGATGTAAGCTCCTGTCAGCAGGTAAAACAGAGCCTTTTAACT from Buteo buteo chromosome 9, bButBut1.hap1.1, whole genome shotgun sequence encodes the following:
- the VPS25 gene encoding vacuolar protein-sorting-associated protein 25 isoform X1, with the translated sequence MSFAWPWQYSFPPFFTLQPNGETRQKQLSAWCALALAYSQRHRLPAMTVREAQDSPLFANRRLQRILWGPGAPPCPRLPPPPLPSLPPAVGERLLNPRPGKLPLESIQVVLEELRKNGNLEWLDKNKTSFLIMWRRPEEWGKLIYQWVSKNGLTNSVFTLYELASGDDTENEEFHGLDETMLLRALQALQQEHKAEIITLDDGRGVKFF
- the VPS25 gene encoding vacuolar protein-sorting-associated protein 25 isoform X2, producing the protein MSFAWPWQYSFPPFFTLQPNGETRQKQLSAWCALALAYSQRHRLPAMTVREAQDSPLFANRRLQRKLPLESIQVVLEELRKNGNLEWLDKNKTSFLIMWRRPEEWGKLIYQWVSKNGLTNSVFTLYELASGDDTENEEFHGLDETMLLRALQALQQEHKAEIITLDDGRGVKFF